The Gouania willdenowi chromosome 14, fGouWil2.1, whole genome shotgun sequence nucleotide sequence TTACATACTTTACCTAATTCATTTCTATTGAGCCTCATAAAAGACATTCTGgccttttcaataaaatctcaTTGGATGTTGGGAACTTTTGTTTCATGCTGGGACAAAATGCAGCAAAATAGCAAAACCAGTGGAAAAAGCTGCCCATTAAATGTTAAGATATGTATTCTTTTTCACGTGAGTATCAGGTTTTAAAGTTAAACTTTATACAGTAATtggaattatttgttttttttgtttttgtagtaagtCTGTTAATTTATGtcattaattttagttttcatcTATTGAAGTGTTGCAGATGACTTTCAGTAAAAACCACTAGTGGATAAGTCCTCTTGAAAGATaccttttttaaatagaaaatagaaTGTTTGATGATCTGGAACTAGACTGAATTTGCATGAATTTGctgaattttatttaattttttattaatttaaagctGTAAGATGAGATGTTTTCCACCTTGGAAACAATTAAATGACAAATATGTGGTAAAAAACTGGTTTAATGACTTGTGCAAAGATAATTCTGCTGTGTTGGAAGAAAAGCCTCATGTTCCAACAGTATTCGGAAAACTAAAATGAGGGAAAATTAGAGGAGATTTAATCAGCAAAAACCGCTTGATCAGCAAAAAATAGTAAATAGCTAATGTATCAAGAGGTGAAAGTTGGACCATGTAACGACAATGAGAAGCTTTATGGTGTTAGGACCATACTACACAAATACCAGCACATCTGTAAGTAAATGTACGTATTTGAAACAGTTGACTGTTGGCGAAACTGAGgtcataatgataataataataataataataataataataataataataataataataataataataataataataataataataataataatgagtcaATTTTATATCACGCTTTTTTAGGGGCTCAAAACCACTTTgcagaatacagaaaaataaagaaatgacaataaaagtaaaagaaaagttAAGGAAAAGTAAGTTTTAACAGGTGGGTTTTTAAGTTCCGTAATGAATCTGCATTCTTGATGGGTTGTGGGAGTGATTTCCAGAGGGCGGATCAACAACACAAAGCCTTTGTGtttgttatttgtatttaatgtatatcaatatattaaataaactagGTTGCATCAAAAAGAAGGACTTAAATTCGGAACAGTTAAAGGTCTACATGTCAAAATTAGCTGAAGGCATTGAAAAATAACGCTTTTTTCTacgcccccccaaaaaaaagaagaagaagaagaagaaaagaagaaaagcaattagaataatgtttaaaaacttTTAAAGTGTCCTGTGGGAGACTTTGCAAACGTTGCATactatatataacaataaagtTGGTACTCACAATGTGTGTCGATTGTATATGTGAGACTCCTGAAGTATGGGTTCTGGAAAATGAGATTTTTCCACAGAATTTGAAAAAGATAGAAATAAAACCAGAAAGCTTGAGAAAACCAGTTTTGTAAAAATTGctcttttgtttttgcctttttggATTGTTTCTAAAAGAGCAGATAAGATAATCAAATATAAGATCAGACTCAACTTCAGCTATTACAAACAATATTCTTGAgcaagtatttttgttttctcaaaGAGGATAGCCATATAGTCCAAACACACAACCTTCACTACAACTTATAAGTCCAGTCAGAGCAGCAGCCCTCACAATTCCTCCTCTTCATGGTTATAACCACACAGAACAGAAAACCATACTCAAACCTTAACTTTCCTCAGTTGTTCCTTTATCATAAAATCACCTTAAAAGCACTTACTGGGTTTCTTTTTGCACCGTAGACACATCATTGTCAGCATGCTGAGCAAAACCACCGACACAAGTGCCAGGCCTGCAGCCAGAGAGTTGGAGTTTACTGACATACCTCAAACACAGAGACAGAACAGTGAAATGACACTAAGTGAAGCAGGTGCTACTGGTCAGCAGATGTTCTCACACTCATAACTGAAATCGTTGCTGTCTTCTTGCTATCGAGATGGAGAACCACAGGATGTGGTCGAAGAGCCTCACTGAAACTAGGTCTACCATGTGGAACTCACACCTACACTTTTCTTTCAGGTGAAACTTCGCagataaaatgcattaaagctCTATAGTCTATACGATGCATTTTAAACCCTGTGTTAACACATTTGTTTGTAGAATACAGAGGTTCTGTGTGAATTGTTAGGGTTTAAGGATGATTTGAAGTGCTTGATCTTCACagtgttttattgatttaatgATTACTTGCAAAGATGGAAAATTGTAGAATTTAGAAAATGACATGTCGTGCAACACTGACATCATGAACATGTTAATTATAACTGTACACTGAGTGTTTAAATTTGATTTCTTGCTTTGATTTTTCTGTCAAATATAAAATTTCAGATTCATTATGAAGATTTTTAAACTTCTATTTCATGTATTGATGCTCTTTGGTTGTAGTCACTGTTTCTGAAGCGCCAACGTCTTGGTTATATGTGTTACTTCCTGCTTCaatgtaactttatttatatagcacatacTGTAGCACTTATGAGGTGTTGATCCAATTTAACATGTTGGTGCTAATCAGGGGCAAAAACGTCTTCAAACAGTTTTGGTAATGGGTCTAAAAGACATGTTACTGTTGACGTCAGTTCAGAAAGTCTAACAGGACTAAATGGTATAAAGCATGTTTGCTTTATCTGTAGTtattaaagttttattaataaaaaaagttcATGAGGTAGACTTGGATCAGGTTAACAGAAATAGACGCTGTGACAtttggtgagcctggctacagtgctgaataAAAACCCTGGAGGAGTCTCCTTGTTTTCCTCCTCAAATGAGTAATACAGAGTTCTGGCTTTACAGAATGCTTATTTATAGCATAACAAACAGTTACTCTCTCTCTAAGCTACATAAACTCCCAACAATTTGGTGAAAGCCACCTCCTTTCCACGTTTTGTGAAgcatgttttaaagaaaacaaattcaGAATTATATCAAGGCGCCACACGTTTATGGTatgaagttttatttttaagcgGAGCAACAGAATCCAGAGCTGTACGCAGTGACACCACATCGCTAGTAACAACATAATCCATTTCCTCTAAATATTTAGACAGATCTATTGTAGTGCATCGTTCCCTCAGAATGTAAACAAACTGACAGTTTTCATTTAAAAggtgataaatacatttttaaaaagtgatcAGACAAAATAAGTTTCTTATAGCATGGTGAAtattttatttaggctgttgttttcaCTATCAATATGATTTTAAAGGCACCCGCTATGATAATGAGGCTTTCAAATGAATCGTTACTAAGTTAGATTTTTTGGAATGTCTGACGCTGAATGcaatgatcatttaaaaaaataaataaataaaaaatcaaatcaagctCAGCTCATGTGTGAGCATGATAAACAAACCATTTGAGCTATATTTACCTatttgatagatagatagatagatagatagatagatagatagatagatagatagatagtagacatgctttatttcagactcgtAGTCCATATTATAAACAGACAATATATAGAATTGACcatctttctttcttccttacTGTTTAATCCAACCACTGACTgctattgtcatttttgtacacATCAACAAAGTAAATTAGAAGAATGAATACTACTTTCATGTATCAAGAcaattaattttcaaaaatggcCAGATTTGTTTAGTAGTTACATTCATAttctaataaaatgaatatacaTTCAAAGTTTCATCCTATCTgtctgtaatattaatattttgagCAGTGTGTACTAACATTACAGTGTGTATATTGGCCTGATTTTTAGAAAATGACTATATCTTGAAGATGACAAATAAAAAGCATTCTTGTCGTGAGCCATTGTCGTGCGTACATTACGTGATGACGACACAGTGACACTGATGCGTGACTTGCGGCAAGTTGCACTGACAGCCCGGTGTCATCTACTGAGTTCACGTcctactgagattgtatatgcgcatgtgtgcgcatatacaatctcatataataataataataataataataataataataataattcatttttgtttagttttgttttcaaagtgtacggacacgtgttttatttgtttattggattatgttagggttataatctcagtacggaggtaaactcagactaaCTGTcactgggtttccattacagactttcgcaaaataaaagcgatatttttaaatgtcaacaaagtatagatgcgctttgaacgtgtttccattgaacgttgttttggacTGGAACCTCGCAACTCCCAttaaatctcatcccgcgagacttcggcGCAGGAAGAAGGACgttcagaacctccttataacactggTTTGTTGTTTACTGTCtcatgtggcagtaatcattaaAGTATGAAGCTAAGAGATGtcctggtctcctcttctgtccacacgtaccacgttatgtttactcggagagaagtggtcatgtgaccaggcacgtcacgtcctgtgacgtgtatttgccgaaaaatgtgtttcaatggcgcttttgcgacacatttaaAAACCGAATaactgaaatacctcctcaatAAAAGcgtcacaactttttttttgcaatatttgaggGCTTTTTTCTAAATTCGGGTGTTTCCGCAGCTAGTTTTTATTGcgttattttgatttttgcGCATTTCCTTAGCTACTGCCTCACAGTCTCCCGGTGGCCCGGTAAGAGGCGGCTGTTCTCTGTGGCTGCTCTCCGGCCACACCCTCCACCCGGCCccctttcctcctcctctctgtgtTGTTGTTCTTAACGGACTCGCATGCAGCAGAACGGGTCCAGCGGTACAGACGGAGGGGAGCGCTCCTCCCCGACCTTCAGCCCGCTCACCGCCACGACGCGGGTGAGACGGTTCATCCAGGAGCGACGGACGCTGCCCCTGCCCAGAGTGATGGTGGTGTTCTCGCCCGCGGGGGATACCGAAAAACCCGGGGATGCCATGACCAGCTCGGACTCCGCGGAGGAGGAGCTAAAGAAGCGGGCCTCCCCGGTGCTCCCGCGGGGCATGCCTCTCCGCTGCCCGCTGAACACCCAGGAGCCGGAGGTAGGCCCTCAGAACTTACTGTCTATGCTCAGAACCAGCCATTGATACCTGCGGTCCTCCAGGTTAAAGGTTAAAGACTTATTCTAAGCACGAACTCAACACTTAacacttaataaaaaaaaaagttaacttgGGTGAAAGAACGTCACTTTTTTAAGTTCAATTTGTCAATGACTGAAATTTAAGAAGCTGCTATTTATACAAAAGAGCATTAGTTGCTAAGCCCCGCCCTGATAGGCTAACACCCACGTCACATGACCAGCACCTAACTGTTTTCAAATTCCTATTTTTCTCCTGCAGCTCCTATAGTCTGTCCATATGCTTTGTAggtattgattttaatttttttggtgaTGAGAAGAAGGAGAAAGGCTTACTGCACTACCTGCAAAAAGAGCCACTGTCAGCAAAGTATGAACTTTGAACTCTGACAAACTCAGGGGAGGCAAAAACTATACATGTACTGAGATACAAGAGATTTCTGATATATTTCAGCACAATATTCGCAACAGCTTTTTGGCATGAACTTTAGTACTGAACAGGAAGCTCATTTTACACTTCAATGATCCACAATCATCGTTAGGACTTATATGTGGTATAATAAACAAGTGCAATATCAACAATATTGTGCCCTGTTTTATCATCTACATTTGTAAAGTGATAATCACAGAATACACCTAATCTACTAAGGTGGAAAGCATTAAGTCATAGGATAAAATGATGTCCCTACGGagcaacattttgaaaatagagAGAATAGATGACTTTAGTTAATTATCTATTGTTCTTCATTTAAGTTTCCTGAGGTCATCTCTCTGAATGTCGGGGGAACGTTGTTCACTACGCGCCTGTCCACACTGAGGAGGTACGAGGACACCATGCTGGCCGCCATGTTCAGCGGGCGTCACTACATCCCAAAGGATGCAGAGGGACGCTACGTCATAGATCGGGATGGGCTATACTTTGGGTGAGATGCAACGAGATTCAGCATCATGATTGCTCCAGGGTTACTCTTAAAAAGTCGCCTGAACACTCTGAGTTAGTTCGTGGCTcataatttggtcattttttttttcttttgaaaggtTCAGGGCTTGCTGTTTTCATGCTGCTGTAGGAGGCTCATTATGTCCTCACAAACATAAATCAGCTGCTCAGTGGAATAAATTACTCTTATTTGCTGTGCTCTCAGCTGGTTTCCATTTCCATATATGTGAGCcttattttactttttccttATTAATGCCACATAACCCCAAaccaacattcaattcaattcaactttatttatgcaTCGCTAATTAAAGcaaaagtaatctcaaagcgctatgaaaatatgaaattcgtaattaaaaaggaaaaaacccaacaactaGACATCAATGACAGTGGGAAGTAAAAAAtcccttttaaaaggaagaaatctAAAGCAGAACccggttcagaggtggcagccatctgcttcgactggttggggtggGCAGAAGGAAGAGagcagaacaggatagagagatagaacatccgAGTGtcctagactagttgagccgtgaaccatagATCAGGAACcttcagcttcacgacacctgagacagagaagagagagaaaagcgaggagaaggcactgaatGCAGAAAAACATAATACACTATTAGCAGGTCTGTCTGCATGGTTTTGAGCTTTGTTCCTTGTGGTTTAGACTAATGTCTAGCAGCATCTCCATGGTCTGAACACACCAATATACTCAGTTTGTGCCTCAGCAATGACTCTTGTTTGATTCCGTTTCTGGTGGATGAGACTTACTGGCACAACATACAGGAGTTAGTTCACTTAGCCCTGAAATCTCATCATTACTTAAGGTTGACCATCAGTCCATCTGCTCAAGCTCTCCACACCCTTATCTTATGGTTATAACCATGGCCTGTGGTTATGTGGAATAAGCTGTCTACACGTGCTGAGTCACTATCAAGTTTTAAGTGAATAGAAACAGACAAAGTATCCAAACACACATTCTGTAATCTAATTTCATTGTTAAGATAAAGCTAAAATAGTCACAGTCATTTGTTATTTTCACTATTTAAAAAGAACTTGGagtaaaagataaaaacattacGTTGGCCAACTCTCCACAGACAAGTAAAAGATTTTTTCTCCTTCCCGATCAGTTGacatgtttacagcacttatacATATTTGACCTAAATGTATGCAATAACATTTCAACAGGCAGTGATTTAAAACTGCAATTCACTATAAATGGTCTGCCAGCAGTTTTAGAGTTGGCTCTCTAACAATGAAAGTGTACAAAACTACCATGGATTCATCTGTTTTCTTTCACatggtaattaattaccatAATAAAAGCTTCACGGAGAAAGTAAGAAACTCCTGTTCTCTACTTTTCTCTGGTCAAACTGGAAATATAAACTCCAGCTGAGTGTGGCTTTGCTTCCTTTTCATTTGCCAGCTCTCTCAGCGCCTCAGGCTAAAATTGTCCAGAAATGTTCTCTCTGTTTTTGGGATAACGCGTGTCTCTTCATCTCAGTGACGGACAGTTTTCACTTCCCTGCCTGCTGAGGCCGTGGGGGAAGATTATAAATACTTTTGATGTTTCCGTCAGACAGCACGTCCTGAGGATTTGCTCGGAGAGACCAAAATCCTTTGCTTTTGACGCCCCTTTCCGTCAATATAACCACCACACGACCAGAGACATTCATCAAAGTGACAGACTCAGACAGACAGTGTACCAACCATTTAAAGGATATTAGAGGATTTCAGAGTTCTTTGAACACTAGCATGATATATTATTGACCTGTTCTTCTGCAAAGTTGTGCTTGTAACTCTTCAATGTATCGcacttatttaaatacaaaatggtatggcatacaatttatttatttatttattttttttagacttgtgagaacaagtaaatggtaactgactgtaattcaagtgtcaatatcaaaaacaagtgttatGTTCATCAAACTTATTAATTTTTGCctctacaacagattctaattctgttaagttcttaaattgtAAGAAAAAGTACAGAACATACATCTattaaagtgcccagtatgttttatgaaaataaaatggagTCCAcctccaagctaaaatgcattgatgagtgaggtagtttaacaaggtatacagatttggtctttttggttaaaaaaaacatgatttcaaaaaatttaattggatttttttttggatcgataagATAATCTTGCGGTGAAATATCACtatatatcgccgtatcaacTTTTTTCTTAAACCCTTACTATATTCTGGTATATCTGGTATATTCTAAAGGTTTCACCATATTGATCATTATTCATGTGCCAAATTATTACAGAGCAAGAATGATACTTTGTTTTAAATTCTAGCACTCATTTACTTATATATTCCAATATCTACTTCTATCCTCATGGTGGCGCTAGAATGAAAGTCCTGGATCATTGAAGGCAGTGGGCTTTTTCACTTGAGACCATGAGCGCCTGAACAATAACATTTTAGTGAGTCTGGACTAAAGTGGACTCGCATTAGTTTCCCTACAGCCTCGCTGAAAGCAAGCCTTACAACAGTGAGGCCATTgcttaaaatataaatgtggCAGCAAGTGAGTGAGTGGATGACTTATGTAAGAAATGGGCTGAGCTGGGGTCAGTTTctttatcgtgtgtgtgtgtgcaggcaaGCAATTATTTATGAACAACGAGCAGGCAAATTAAGGGAGGAGACATTTGTTACCTCATGTAAAAAAGATACAGAAGTCTTCTATCTCAATGTATTGAGCGCATTTTCTCTGTTAACGGCTGCAGCTTTCCCTTCACAACTGCTCCATGTGTTTTCTACATGAGTCTCATCCTCTTGTAGCTCTAACATGGAGACTGCGGCAGAAACTACAGCAGATCAAAAGCTGTTGACCAACAGGTGTGACTCATGCAggcagctgttttttttaaatgtttatttctttattttttttaatgtatgtccTACAGCCTTAGATTTTGCACTATTattctatttaatatttattttttgtttagtgtcTGCTCTTCTACAGcatgtgaatttcccctctggggatcaataaaggtatatctattctattctattgtaagtaagtgcattttatttataaagggcttttcacaggtaaaaaaccagtgctgtacaaacatttcagcATCATCCCGTCCAAAGAAACATGGAAAGACAATCGCacataacatgggaggacaagaaCGGGAGACCTGTGGGTTGCCAGAGCATGGGAGGCGCCCCGTATAtagatgaaaaatggaaaaacaacaggaggagaggtgagggggaaaaagcaggttttaaactaagttccctattggggaggacagtataaaactaggaaaaaacctCCTCAGCGTACATGCACAAAGGCAAAACATAGTCACATACAGGGAGGAGAAAAGAATGGATTGCTAGCTGCTGGGGGGTGCACGCGTGCAGCCTCTGTAGGCGCTTTACATGCTTGTagctttggggggggggggggggggggggggggggggtggcatAGGGCCGGTGGAGGCGTTGAAAGATAGTCCCCCATCATACCTGTGCTCAGTAGAATTGTGCATggcaattgttttatttaaaactaaGGAGACATTAGCACAGAAAGCATGTAGTAGTGTACAAGGAAATGGGTGAGATTAACCGTGAGAGAAGATTCAGGGGTgttgatttaaaatgaaattgttAAATTGTTGTTTCAAAGTGGAATTGGTGGAATCTCACTGAATTTGACATGTTTGCTTCCAAAGGGACATCCTGAACTTCCTCCGAGAAGGTGAACTACCTCACAGGGACCGAGTGCGGGCGGTGCACAGAGAGGCTCAGTACTACGCCATCGGCCCACTGCTGGACAGACTGGAGGACATTCAGCcgctgacgggagagaaagttcgTCAAGCCTTCCTGGACCTGCTGCCCTACTACAAAGGTGACTAACAAGCTCTCTCTGTAGAACAGGGACTGTCCAATGCTTTGGGTTCAGGACCCTCCACCACTGTGGTACCAAAAACAAGGACAATCTTCTCATTCTCAAATATGTTCAATAAAAACATGGTGTAGTTTAATCCTGACAGAATAAACACATTAGGGTCAGTGACATATAAGGATTTTAAACGAATGATAATGGGCATcatgcatgaatattatgatggaaataaaaatactttgaaatcttctacaggactctaacataactaaaataaaatacattaaaaaatagtttAGATTATCAATGCCTAATGTTGGAAGTTTGACTCACTAAAAAACTTCCTGTGACCAATTTTTAAGTCCTGACCCACAAGTTGAGAATCTCTGGTGTAAAGAATATACAGTTGGGCCATAAAAGGTTCACAGGAGCACATGATTAGCTGTGACATCACACCATGTCTGCAGCCTCCCTCGACTAAAGCTTTTCACCTCTGCcttaagggaaaaaaaagtggtatAATATGAACCAACGTCCCCTCCCTGCACTAAATACATGTGGGTGAAACTAAGGTGGCTCTTAAAAAGTACACATAATGTACccgtggagaacatgcaaataacAAGCCAACTCAAACACCCTGTTGCTGAGCAAAGTTTTTAAACGACACATTTCTGTCGTCCCTGCAGACAACCTGGAGCAAATCATGGAGATCGCTAAACTGAGAGCCATGCAGAAAAAGGCTCGCTTTGCcaagctgaagatttgtgtctACAAAGAGGAGATGCCCATCACGCCGTACGAGCGTCCGCTCTTTAACTCTCTGCGATTCGAGCGTTCGGACAGTGAAGCCAAGCTCTTTGAGCACCACTGCGAGGTGGACGTGTCCTTCGGGCCGTGGGAGGCAGTGGCCGACGTTTATGACCTGCTGCACTGCATCGTCAGCGATCTCGCCGAGCGTGGCATCGCCGCCGAGCAGCAGTGCATTGGCGTCTGTGACAAGCACCTCATCAACCATTATTACTGCAAGAGGCCTATCTACGAGTTTAAGATCACGTGGTGGTGAAGCTAAAGGAGGATGGATATCATCAGAGCAGAGACTATGGGGGTCATCCTGTTCCTACAGTTGATGTGGGGTTTGTAGTGACGTTGCCAATATTTTGTGctgatgtcataaatgtgaCTTTTTGCGTCACATTGTGAGAATTTCCAGTTTATCTTAAAGTCCGGgtaaagcaaaaatacatttgtgttattagtttgtcacaccacagaagcatgtgtcattgaccactcaGCCAAATTATGTATagttaggtctcaaaatcatggaaaaagaagcacttctctctgtgggcgtgtcagttagaggtgcTGGAACCACGCCTAAGTGCGGGatgtactgtgtctatgggagagagcagtgtgaaagcagctgcagcgtcgatagtgcttctcccattggttttccaaaagtaCTCGGATCAGGCCAAACAAGGTGTCAGCAGAATGGTCTTCTCCGCCCGAGTTCGAATATGTGCATCTCCCCCGGGTACAGTCAGAACTGCACCCGCTAGAGGTGAAACGCACAATCACGGTGCAAAAAAATtgctcatttcatggaaaatgtggctccagcagacacattttattgccCCAAGTCTGattatgtggtttgttttgctAGGGACGGAATGGCCCCCGCTGGAGGCcacggaagtttggtgtgcttcagcagcagggtcgggtttatgctaatgatggctccgttacgtaaAGCGGCtgtgatttctgacccgcccattaaatcttgaccacagaaatttgaaacacagtttgtgaagccttgctccacaattaaattataaatggttgaatggctttgtacatgttttaaggaatacatttatgacctatttaatgtgtttagaagaaaatggctaaaTTTGCTTTACTCGGACTTTAACTTATGTAATCGAAGTGACCTCCGACCTATAAAAAAACCTTTACAATGACACTATGAGCTCACATTTTCACGACCTTGTTGCTGCACTATTTCAGTTGTTTGTGGCTTTATTGTGAAGTTCTGTGTTCAGGAGGTCAATCCACCTGTATGCATAATCTAttatgggtatgaattgtgcatgaatgttggtggtggtcacaGGGGCCGTAGGCACGAAATGGCAGCCGCGCTTCTGTAAGTATGCCccaaggcagctgtggctacattgtagcttaccaccgctggtatgactgtgtgagtgactggtgtgaatgaatagttGTTTCTTTAACGCGCTTTGAGTTTCCTTGAAAAAAGCGCTGTATAAGTTCAAGccattattaaaatgttaagAAAAGTGATAAAATGGTAAAATCACGCAAAGGGGGTCAGAGGCttctattcatgttttttcctgTACTTTAATCAGCTCTGGTTTAGTTAACTAATTCATGAGCTTAAATTGAAcattagtttatttcattgaataatattaattattatatgtGTTGAATAATATTGTGAGTAAACTAAAGCCAGAAATGACTGTCTTAAGTCGTTTTAAAGGAGTATCTGAGTTTTATTCACGGTAAAGGCTATGAATATTTTAACACAGCGGTCTCCTTGTTCCCACATACCTCACTCCTGTTCTGTGTTTGTGATGTTCAGGGTCTTCATAGCGTAAATACTGGGAAAAATTTTAACTGACTGTTTAAAGCTTAAAACAACACTAATGCGTTTTGTCATGCATACTGATTCAAAGGCTCATATTTGGCCTGCATGGTGTGATGAATCCTCTGCAGGCTCGGCTTCctgtttgcaggttctccttaaCGTGTCTGCTGTTACTGTTCCAGGTTTAA carries:
- the kctd7 gene encoding BTB/POZ domain-containing protein KCTD7; translation: MQQNGSSGTDGGERSSPTFSPLTATTRVRRFIQERRTLPLPRVMVVFSPAGDTEKPGDAMTSSDSAEEELKKRASPVLPRGMPLRCPLNTQEPEFPEVISLNVGGTLFTTRLSTLRRYEDTMLAAMFSGRHYIPKDAEGRYVIDRDGLYFGDILNFLREGELPHRDRVRAVHREAQYYAIGPLLDRLEDIQPLTGEKVRQAFLDLLPYYKDNLEQIMEIAKLRAMQKKARFAKLKICVYKEEMPITPYERPLFNSLRFERSDSEAKLFEHHCEVDVSFGPWEAVADVYDLLHCIVSDLAERGIAAEQQCIGVCDKHLINHYYCKRPIYEFKITWW